A region of the Leeuwenhoekiella sp. MAR_2009_132 genome:
ATCTCTATACCTTCATCGGCAAAGCGATCCATTATTTTTTTAGAACCGAAACAAATCGCGTTTACTAGAGCTTTAAAAATATGTGGAGCTCTGGTTCCCATATTCAAGTTCGTTACCGCAGCTTCCAGTTCCTGATTGGCATCAGGAGTCCTGCGACCATTAATCCAGTCTAGTGCAACCGGTATAGCCTCATTGTTAGGTATAGCTGCTGCATCATCAGATAATTTTCTGATAAAGTCAGATTCTATTTCGGCTTTTAGTTTTTCTTTTTGTTTTTCGGAAAGTATGCTGGATTGCATCACTAAATTTTCGATTGGCCAACTCAATACGTCTTTAAACCAGGCCAGTAAATCTCCAAAAGCAGACTGACCGGCTTCCAAACCTACAAACCCTGGGATCACAGAACCATCAACCTGCCCGCAAATACCTCTTACGGTTTTGTTTGCAGTAACTTCTGGAGAAGAAACGCTTATGTCACAGGTAGAAGTTCCCATCACACGTACCAGCGTATGCTCTTCTACCTTTGCTCCCACTGCTCCGGCGTGTGCATCAAAAGTACCTACAGCAATCACCGTATCTGTTGTCAAACCTAATTTTGCTGCCCAGGCTGCACTAAGTGTACCGGCAACCTCATCTGAAGTATAGGTTTCAGTATAGAGCCGGTCTCTTAAATTTGCCAAATACGGATCTAATTGTCCTAAAAATTCTTCCGGTGGAAGTCCGCCCCAGCTCTCGTGCCACATTGCTTTGTGACCCGCAGCACAGCGGCTGCGCTTAAAATCTGCTAAAGAAGTATTTTCTAATAGCGTAAACGTCATCCAGTCGCAATGCTCCATCCAGGAATAGGCTGCTTTCTTAACTGCAGCATCTTCCCGAGCTACGTGTAGAATTTTAGCCCAAAACCATTCTGAAGAATAAATTCCACCTTCATATTTGGTAAAATCTTCTCCACCCCAGGTGCGTGCTAAATGGTTAATTTCATTCGCTTCATCAATAGATGTATGGTCTTTCCACAACACCATCATCGCATTAGGATTTTCTTCAAAACCTGCTGTAAGTGATAAAGGAATACCTTCTTTATTTACCGGAATAGGTGAAGAACCGGTAGTATCTATACAAATTCCTTTTACAGCATTTGCAGGAACTCCACTTCTAGAAACCACCGCTTTAATAGTATTTTCAAGACCTTCTAAATGATCTAAAGGATGCTGTCGAAATCGATTTTCTGAAGGTTTACAAAAAAGACCTTCTTTCCATCGTTTGTAATAGCTGACTTCGGTCTCTATCTCAGCTCCTGTTGCTGCATCTATTAAAACCGCTCTTACAGAATCTGAGCCATAATCTAGCCCGATAACATATTCTTTCATAAACTTAAATCTAACTATCTAACAAATCTACTATAAAGAATTTTAAAAATGTATATATGACACTTAACTTTTTTAGATTTTTTTAAGAACTTATAAGGACCTATAAAAAAATTTATTCATCAAACTGTAAAGATATTTATGCTTTTTAAGGAGTATTTTTAATTAAACGAACTCCATAAATACCAGCTGTTTTATGAGGGGATATTGCCTCAAAACGAACGTTTATGACCTTCCCCATCGTTAAAACTGTATCTGGAATTTTGTAATCTACATTTATAAATATATCCTCTTCTTCACCATTTAAAACTGTGGTAGTGAGCAATTCTCCATTAACTAAAATATTAAATTCACGATCTTCATCATTACCATAATAAGTTATGCGTAAGGATTTTGCCTTTAAATCCTTGTTCTCTAAATCATAAGCAAACCAGCCTTCAGCATCGCGCCAATGCTTATTTTTATGAACTCCGGTATTTGATCGCTCAAATTCAATATGATGATCTGACTCAGATTGCTGCTCGCCCGGGACTATATAATCTACCGTAATTGCACGCAAATGAGCTTCTATCCTTTGTTGCTCTTCTAATTTTTGCTGTATAGCTTTTAAACCTTGAGGGGTTTCTTGTTTAAAATAAATTGAATACCGTTTCTCGTGTATTTGATAAAATGGCTGAAGGGTAAGGTTTTTAAATTTTTCAGGATAAAATAAACCCCCGTTTTTAAATTCTAGAGGTTTACCTGCAATCGGTTTTAACTGATCTAGAATTGAACTTCCAGATTCTAAAACAAACATAGGAGCTTCCGTTAGCGGTAAAAAAGGCCCATCTGCTATATGACCTCCTCTACTGTCATCTGCAAACATACCCTCCTGATTATCATCACCGGTAATCGCTGCAAGTACTATAGGGCCATATTTTACCGAAACATAACCCGATTGATCTGGAATTTCTTCCAAACTTAAATGCATAGGCAATTCCATAGTAATTTTATCACAATTTTTCCAGTTACGCTCAAGCGGAATGTAAGACCCCGGACTTGCAGTAATATCCTGAAGTTTTCCGTTTATATACACCTTCAATGCTCCTGCATTTACCCATTCTGGATATCTCAAGTGCACCGTTGCTTTTGTTTTCTTTCGGCTTTGCCAAATCAATTCTGTTATCGCTTCTTCAGGAAAATTAGTTTTTTGTATAAGCTTTGCATTTTTCTCTTCCCACTTCACTTCTGACGGAATGAATAAATTCACATACAGAGCATCTTTCTTTTTAACATAAATAAGTTCGTTGTACTTGGTATGATTTTCCATTCCCGATCCCACACAGCACCAAAAGCTAGTTTCGGGTTGCGAATACACCCGGTAATGCCCGGGACGCATCGGGGTAAAATAGACAAAACCACCATCAGGATTTTGAGAAGAAAGAATGTGATTATACAAGCCGCGCTCGTAAAAATCGATATAAGCCTCATCAGCAGTATCTTCAAAAAGCAGTTTACTCAACTTGAGCATATTGTAGGTATTGCAGGTTTCAGGACCTTGCTCGCTGCTTAAGATTTCAGAAAAATCTGCTATGGGGTTAAAATGCTCACGCACACTATTACCTCCTATACTTAATGAACGCTTTTGGGTTACATTTTTATAAAAATTTGACGCTGCTTCATGGTAGTGCTTAGCGCCTCCTAACTGACTGATGCGTTCAAAACCAATAAATTTTGGAATCTGTGTATTGGCATGCATTCCCGTGAGAATATCCTCGTTTGCCGCTAAAGGTTCTAACACTGATTTCTGCGAAAAATCTTCCGCTAGTTTTAAATATTTTTTATCCTTAGTTATGCTGTAAATCTCAGCAAAAACCTCATTAAGGCCGCCGTGCTCAGACCGAAGCATATCTTGTATTTGAGCCTCACTTAAGTCTCTTGTGATTTCAATAAACCAATCTGTTAACTCGAGTAACATCGTTTTTGCCAACGGTATTTCTGCATGAATCCAGGCATCTTTGAGACCGTTAAACGTCTTATGAATGTTGTAAAGCGGCACCCATTTCTCATTTAGGCTGAAACTTCCTGCGTTAATTTTTCCGGTTTTAATCTCAGCCCAAAGTATAGCACTACCGGGAATTCCGCCTATGTAGCCATTTCCATTTGCTTTCTGAACCTTATTTAATTCAGACAAAGTATAATCAAGCAGTTCTTTGGCTTTTATATCTCCGGTTGACGTATAATACATAGCTAATGCAGAAATATAATGCCCTAAGGTATGCCCATCAAGACCCGTATTTTCCCAATTAGTATACGATTCAGCTTTAGGTTCAAGTCCTGCCTCTCGTAGAAACGGAGCTAATAGTCGATCTGGATTGAGCTGCTGTATATATTTAAAATCGGTAAGTGCTGCTTCTTTAAAAATGCCTGTAGTTACCGAAACCTGATTTAATGAAAATAATTCTATATGCTGTTGCCCTAACAAAGTAGACGAACTAGCGAGCAGAAGACCGAAGAGAAAAATTTTCATATTAATAAAATGCATAGGATTATCAATTTACTCTTTGAGTTGAATACCTTCTGAAGTCATTACAATGGGTTTTATTGTTCCATCTTCATTATAATATAACCGATCTACACAAACCGAACGGTGAAAACTACTGCCGTGGGTAGGTATGCTTCCGTTGTGATAAATAAAATACCAGGTATCTTTATACTCAATAATAGATTGATGGTTGGTATTGCTATTGCCCGCAACTTCGTTAATAATCCCTTTAAATTCCCAGGGCCCGTTAAGCGATTTGGACATTGCATAAGCTATCTTTTCGGGGAAATCGTAAGCATAGGACAGATAATACCAATCCCCACGCTTATGGATGTAAGGAGCTTCGGTAAATTTTGGAAGGTCAACTGCGTGAATAGGACCATCAATCTCAATCATATTATCTTTTAGTTTTACATATTTACAAACCTGATTTCCCCAGTATAAATAAGGTGTACCATCATCATCAATAAATATCGTAGGGTCTATGTCGTCCCAACTAATATCGACCTGAGTAGTCATATCATTTGTAATTAATGCCTCCCCTAATGCATCTTTAAAAGGACCTAACGGAGAGTCTGCAACGGCAACACCTATGGCTTTACCATAATTTAACTCGTCGTGTTGTACGGTGACATACCAATAAAATTTACCCTCTTTTTCGATAACCTGTGCAGCCCACGCATCGCCTCGTGCCCATTTAAAATCTGTAGGCTTTAAGGGTACAGGGTGCTCCTGCCAATTGACCATGTCATCAGAAGAATAAACAAGCCACTCATTCATAATATAGCGTTCTTCATTATCAGGAGCCTGGTCGTGACCGGCATAAATATATACCTTACCATCGTAAACTAATGCTGCAGGATCTGCCGTGTATTTATCTGTTATTATAGGATTATTGTATGACTGCTCTAAATCTTCAAAAAGTTGAATCCCACGTTCAACATTAACTTCTTGAGCTCTAGTTTTAAAAGAAACTAATGCCAGTACTAGCATTCCTACATACAATGTTCTACTCATAATTAGTTACCTTCAAGAACAACTATTGAAAATGCTGGTATTTTTATCTCTAATACCCCCTTTTTAAATTTAAAATCATTAAAACTTTTAGGTTGAATTTTATTCGGGTTATCAAATGAATTATGATCCTGTAGTTTGTCTGAACTCAAAATGGTAGCCGTAAAGTCTTTAATATTCAATTTGCTTAAATCTACAGTAACCATGTTTTCTTTTTTAGCATCAATATTTACCAAAGAAATATGTGTTTTACCTGCAGCATCTTTAGAAGCTGAAGCAGATATAGCAGGCAGTTTATCTCCGTTTAATGTGTAGTCTGGCGTCTTTAATTCTATAGGTAAAAGCGTGGCATCATGGTGTACCGTGTACATTTTTAATACATAATAAGTAGGCGTTAAAATCATCTGATCTCCTTTGGTAAGTGCCACCGCCTGAAGCACATTAACCGTTTGCGCAAGATTTGCCATTTTTACACGGTTGCTATGGTTGTTAAATATATTGAGGCTAGCCCCTGCAATCATCGCATCACGCATCGTATTTTGCTGATATAAAAAACCGGGATTTGTACCTTCCTGTACCTCATACCAACCTCCCCACTCATCAACAATAAGGTCGATCTCATTCTGGGGATCATATTTATCCATGATGGCTACGTGCTTATTAATCAACTCATCCATAAACAGAGCAGATTTCATTGTTGTAAAGTATTGTTCTTCGGTAAAGGCAACATCAGACCCTTTGTTATTCCAATCGATTACAGAATAATGATGCAAGGCAACTCCTTCAAGTAAATTTTTAGGGATATTCTTCATCAATACTTCGGTCCAGTTATAATCTGACCCATTAGCCCCTGAAGCAATGCGATATAAACCGGCCTTATTATCCCAGGCACTCATAAAGGTGGCGTACTGTCTATATAAATTAGCATAATACTCTGGCGTCATGTTGCCGCCACATCCCCACATTTCATTACCCACTCCCCAATAGGTAACTTCCCAGGGATTTTCTCGACCATTTTCGCGTCTTAAATCGGCCATGGGGCTTGTACCATTATGGTTTACATATTGTACCCAATCTGACAATTCCTTAACCGTACCACTACCTACGTTTCCTGCTAAATAAGGTTCTGTACCTAAAGCCTCACAGAGATTTAAAAAATTATGAGTTCCAAAGCTGTTATCTTCGGTAACACCTCCCCACCATGTATTAACGATTGCGGGTCTGTCTTCTTGTGCTCCTATCCCATCCATCCAGTGATAGGTATCCGCAAAGCAGCCTCCGGGCCAGCGTAAATTGGGTATTTTAATCGCTTTCAACGCTTCAATCAAATCATTTCGAACCCCATCTGTATTGGGTATAGTACTTTCTTTACCCACATAAAAACCATCATATATGGAACGCCCAAGGT
Encoded here:
- a CDS encoding alpha-L-arabinofuranosidase C-terminal domain-containing protein, with the protein product MNKIYFLGSLIVTLFCMQPIQAQNSQANIQVKPTDDAPIISKHIYGHFAEHLGRSIYDGFYVGKESTIPNTDGVRNDLIEALKAIKIPNLRWPGGCFADTYHWMDGIGAQEDRPAIVNTWWGGVTEDNSFGTHNFLNLCEALGTEPYLAGNVGSGTVKELSDWVQYVNHNGTSPMADLRRENGRENPWEVTYWGVGNEMWGCGGNMTPEYYANLYRQYATFMSAWDNKAGLYRIASGANGSDYNWTEVLMKNIPKNLLEGVALHHYSVIDWNNKGSDVAFTEEQYFTTMKSALFMDELINKHVAIMDKYDPQNEIDLIVDEWGGWYEVQEGTNPGFLYQQNTMRDAMIAGASLNIFNNHSNRVKMANLAQTVNVLQAVALTKGDQMILTPTYYVLKMYTVHHDATLLPIELKTPDYTLNGDKLPAISASASKDAAGKTHISLVNIDAKKENMVTVDLSKLNIKDFTATILSSDKLQDHNSFDNPNKIQPKSFNDFKFKKGVLEIKIPAFSIVVLEGN
- a CDS encoding glycoside hydrolase family 43 protein, with the translated sequence MSRTLYVGMLVLALVSFKTRAQEVNVERGIQLFEDLEQSYNNPIITDKYTADPAALVYDGKVYIYAGHDQAPDNEERYIMNEWLVYSSDDMVNWQEHPVPLKPTDFKWARGDAWAAQVIEKEGKFYWYVTVQHDELNYGKAIGVAVADSPLGPFKDALGEALITNDMTTQVDISWDDIDPTIFIDDDGTPYLYWGNQVCKYVKLKDNMIEIDGPIHAVDLPKFTEAPYIHKRGDWYYLSYAYDFPEKIAYAMSKSLNGPWEFKGIINEVAGNSNTNHQSIIEYKDTWYFIYHNGSIPTHGSSFHRSVCVDRLYYNEDGTIKPIVMTSEGIQLKE
- a CDS encoding glycoside hydrolase family 127 protein; translation: MHFINMKIFLFGLLLASSSTLLGQQHIELFSLNQVSVTTGIFKEAALTDFKYIQQLNPDRLLAPFLREAGLEPKAESYTNWENTGLDGHTLGHYISALAMYYTSTGDIKAKELLDYTLSELNKVQKANGNGYIGGIPGSAILWAEIKTGKINAGSFSLNEKWVPLYNIHKTFNGLKDAWIHAEIPLAKTMLLELTDWFIEITRDLSEAQIQDMLRSEHGGLNEVFAEIYSITKDKKYLKLAEDFSQKSVLEPLAANEDILTGMHANTQIPKFIGFERISQLGGAKHYHEAASNFYKNVTQKRSLSIGGNSVREHFNPIADFSEILSSEQGPETCNTYNMLKLSKLLFEDTADEAYIDFYERGLYNHILSSQNPDGGFVYFTPMRPGHYRVYSQPETSFWCCVGSGMENHTKYNELIYVKKKDALYVNLFIPSEVKWEEKNAKLIQKTNFPEEAITELIWQSRKKTKATVHLRYPEWVNAGALKVYINGKLQDITASPGSYIPLERNWKNCDKITMELPMHLSLEEIPDQSGYVSVKYGPIVLAAITGDDNQEGMFADDSRGGHIADGPFLPLTEAPMFVLESGSSILDQLKPIAGKPLEFKNGGLFYPEKFKNLTLQPFYQIHEKRYSIYFKQETPQGLKAIQQKLEEQQRIEAHLRAITVDYIVPGEQQSESDHHIEFERSNTGVHKNKHWRDAEGWFAYDLENKDLKAKSLRITYYGNDEDREFNILVNGELLTTTVLNGEEEDIFINVDYKIPDTVLTMGKVINVRFEAISPHKTAGIYGVRLIKNTP
- a CDS encoding ribulokinase; protein product: MKEYVIGLDYGSDSVRAVLIDAATGAEIETEVSYYKRWKEGLFCKPSENRFRQHPLDHLEGLENTIKAVVSRSGVPANAVKGICIDTTGSSPIPVNKEGIPLSLTAGFEENPNAMMVLWKDHTSIDEANEINHLARTWGGEDFTKYEGGIYSSEWFWAKILHVAREDAAVKKAAYSWMEHCDWMTFTLLENTSLADFKRSRCAAGHKAMWHESWGGLPPEEFLGQLDPYLANLRDRLYTETYTSDEVAGTLSAAWAAKLGLTTDTVIAVGTFDAHAGAVGAKVEEHTLVRVMGTSTCDISVSSPEVTANKTVRGICGQVDGSVIPGFVGLEAGQSAFGDLLAWFKDVLSWPIENLVMQSSILSEKQKEKLKAEIESDFIRKLSDDAAAIPNNEAIPVALDWINGRRTPDANQELEAAVTNLNMGTRAPHIFKALVNAICFGSKKIMDRFADEGIEIKTVVGIGGVARKSTFIMQSLANTLNVPIKVAASDQAPALGAAVYAAVAAGIYANVIEASQKLGSDYEAEYHPQPEHLESFANLMERYETLSAFVEKEITKPKKKKEQHV